One Methylosarcina fibrata AML-C10 DNA segment encodes these proteins:
- a CDS encoding CBS domain-containing protein, which yields MIENRLIIRVRDIMKTDFGTIDGIATVRDALNKMKTLKTSVLIVNKRHDDDEYALINCGDIARHVLAKDKAPERVNVYEIMTKPVISVHPDMDIRYCSRLFANYNLVRAPVVENKKVIGIVSPNSLVLDGLYKLTQ from the coding sequence ATGATTGAAAATCGCCTTATTATCCGGGTCAGGGACATCATGAAAACCGACTTCGGTACGATCGACGGAATCGCCACTGTGCGGGATGCCTTGAACAAAATGAAAACATTGAAGACGTCGGTGTTGATCGTCAACAAGCGTCATGACGACGATGAATACGCTTTGATCAACTGCGGTGATATTGCGCGGCATGTGCTGGCCAAAGACAAAGCCCCGGAGCGGGTGAACGTCTATGAAATCATGACCAAACCGGTCATTTCGGTCCATCCGGACATGGACATCCGCTATTGCTCGAGGTTGTTCGCAAACTACAATCTGGTGCGGGCACCGGTGGTCGAAAACAAAAAGGTGATCGGCATCGTCAGCCCCAATTCCCTGGTTTTG